A region of the Candidatus Methylomirabilis sp. genome:
CGGCCTGCGCCGGGCTCCGGGGTGAAGGAACGGACCTGGTGTCCCTGTTACATTTTTCCCCCAGGCGGCCCGGGGGAGGCGCATGGCCCCCTCTGATCCCAAGCACGCCTTCCGCTTCTGCCCCTCGTGCAACGAGGAGGTCTACACCTATACCGTCCAGGCCGCCCTGGGCCCGGAACTCCGCTGCTCCGCCTGCGGCCTGCCGCTCGCCGCGGCGGCCACCCTGGCTCCCGGGCAGCTGGAGTGCGTCCTGGTGGCGGACGACAACCGATTCTACCGGACGCTTCTCCGAGACGTTCTCATGGAGCGCAAGCTGGCAGAGACCGTGGAGCTCTGCGGCGGCGGCGCCGAGCTGCTCTCCCGGGCCGCGACCCGATTCCACGATCACCTCCCTGTGAAGCTGGTGATCCTGG
Encoded here:
- a CDS encoding response regulator, whose translation is MAPSDPKHAFRFCPSCNEEVYTYTVQAALGPELRCSACGLPLAAAATLAPGQLECVLVADDNRFYRTLLRDVLMERKLAETVELCGGGAELLSRAATRFHDHLPVKLVILDVMMTPLNGPATGMAFRALEKGLGISPAAPILFVSGSPVDEAMKALLGKCAPALFLHKGADKSPAALGQRLEQVMATLLRSAGTGGRGR